A window of Phyllobacterium sp. T1293 contains these coding sequences:
- a CDS encoding sulfate/molybdate ABC transporter ATP-binding protein — translation MDVRVSGVRKEFDRFPALHDVSLDINSGELIALLGPSGSGKTTLLRLIAGLETPTEGKVFFGDEDASLKSVQERNVGFVFQHYALFRHMTVIDNVGFGLKVRPSASRPSNEEIRRRSSELLDFVQLGGLEKRYPAQLSGGQRQRVALARAMAIEPRVLLLDEPFGALDAKVRKELRRWLREIHDKTMHTTVFVTHDQDEALELADRVVVMSQGKIEQIGTPDQVYDTPNSPFVYGFIGESSSLSVRIESGEIWLADRALGLKNDAPDGEATLYFRPHDVELVDGCGGCIAGTVIASRRVGATRRVELEIGGAAERVEIEIPADHPAKEKSRIAFRPKHWRVFPKV, via the coding sequence ATGGACGTTCGCGTAAGTGGTGTACGCAAGGAATTTGATCGCTTTCCGGCGTTGCACGACGTATCGCTCGATATTAATTCGGGGGAACTGATCGCATTGCTCGGCCCATCGGGATCAGGCAAGACAACGCTCCTGCGCCTGATTGCTGGTCTGGAAACCCCGACCGAGGGCAAGGTGTTCTTCGGTGATGAAGATGCATCTCTGAAATCCGTGCAGGAACGCAATGTCGGCTTCGTGTTTCAGCACTATGCCCTGTTCCGGCATATGACTGTGATCGACAATGTTGGTTTCGGTCTCAAAGTACGCCCCTCTGCCAGCCGCCCGAGCAATGAGGAAATCCGCCGCCGCTCGTCAGAGCTGCTCGATTTCGTGCAGCTGGGCGGACTGGAAAAGCGCTACCCGGCCCAGCTTTCCGGTGGCCAGCGCCAGCGCGTCGCCCTTGCCCGCGCCATGGCGATTGAGCCGCGCGTATTGCTTCTTGACGAGCCATTCGGTGCGCTTGACGCCAAGGTGCGGAAAGAACTGCGCCGCTGGCTGCGGGAAATTCACGACAAGACCATGCACACGACGGTTTTTGTGACGCATGATCAGGACGAGGCACTGGAACTCGCCGACCGTGTGGTGGTGATGAGCCAGGGCAAGATCGAGCAGATTGGCACACCCGATCAGGTCTATGACACGCCCAATTCTCCGTTCGTCTATGGCTTTATTGGCGAATCAAGCTCGTTGTCGGTGCGGATAGAAAGCGGCGAGATCTGGCTGGCGGATCGCGCGCTCGGCCTCAAGAACGATGCTCCCGACGGCGAAGCAACACTTTATTTCCGCCCGCATGATGTCGAACTGGTCGATGGTTGCGGCGGCTGCATTGCCGGGACTGTCATCGCAAGCCGACGCGTGGGGGCGACAAGGCGTGTGGAACTTGAAATCGGCGGCGCGGCGGAACGCGTCGAGATTGAAATTCCCGCTGATCATCCGGCCAAGGAAAAGAGCCGCATCGCCTTTCGTCCCAAGCATTGGCGGGTTTTTCCGAAGGTTTAA
- the hutI gene encoding imidazolonepropionase yields MRKILSGLRIATLENTGAAYGLIDAGAIGIENDCISWVGATIPGDWKGVETQDFGGRLATPALIDCHTHLVFGGNRAREFEMRLEGASYEEIARAGGGIVSSVKSTNGLSEDELVAQSLPRLDTLLAEGISTVEIKSGYGLNIETELKMLRVARRLGTLRPVRIRTSYLAAHAVPPEYRGRADDYISEVVLPGLDAAHAQGLVDAVDGFCEGIAFSPAQIARVFDRAKALGIPVKLHAEQLSNLGGAKLAASYGALSADHLEYLDEDGAKAMAAAGTVAVLLPGAFYALREEQAPPVKALREAGVRIAIATDCNPGTSPLTSLLLTMNMACTLFRLTAEEALAGATREAAHALGLQDDLGTIAPGKRAEIAIWNATQPAELCYRIGFNPLHQLILKA; encoded by the coding sequence ATGAGGAAAATTCTTTCCGGATTGAGAATTGCGACGCTGGAGAATACCGGTGCTGCCTATGGCCTGATCGATGCGGGTGCGATCGGCATTGAAAATGATTGCATTTCCTGGGTTGGTGCGACCATTCCGGGTGATTGGAAAGGCGTTGAGACGCAGGATTTTGGCGGGCGTCTGGCAACGCCTGCACTGATCGATTGCCATACCCATCTGGTGTTTGGCGGCAACCGCGCGCGCGAGTTTGAAATGCGGCTTGAGGGTGCAAGTTACGAGGAAATCGCCCGGGCAGGCGGCGGTATTGTCTCCTCGGTCAAATCAACCAATGGCCTTTCGGAAGATGAACTCGTCGCGCAAAGCCTGCCGCGCTTGGATACCCTGCTGGCGGAAGGTATTTCCACCGTTGAAATTAAATCCGGTTATGGCCTCAATATCGAAACGGAACTGAAAATGCTGCGGGTGGCGCGCCGCCTCGGCACGCTGCGCCCGGTGCGCATCCGTACCAGCTACCTCGCTGCCCATGCGGTTCCGCCTGAATATCGTGGCCGCGCGGATGATTATATCTCCGAGGTTGTTTTGCCGGGTCTTGATGCCGCCCATGCGCAAGGACTGGTTGATGCTGTCGATGGCTTCTGCGAGGGCATAGCCTTTTCGCCCGCGCAGATTGCCCGCGTTTTTGACCGGGCCAAGGCGCTTGGCATCCCGGTCAAGCTGCATGCCGAACAGCTCTCCAATCTTGGCGGTGCAAAATTGGCCGCCTCCTATGGTGCGCTGTCTGCCGATCACCTTGAGTATCTCGATGAGGATGGTGCAAAGGCTATGGCTGCTGCTGGCACGGTTGCAGTGCTTTTGCCCGGTGCATTCTATGCATTGCGGGAAGAGCAGGCGCCGCCGGTCAAAGCCCTGCGTGAAGCCGGTGTGCGTATCGCTATCGCTACGGATTGTAATCCCGGCACATCGCCGCTGACATCACTGCTCCTGACCATGAATATGGCCTGCACCCTGTTCCGCCTGACCGCCGAAGAGGCGCTGGCGGGCGCAACACGGGAAGCCGCCCACGCGCTTGGATTGCAGGATGATCTTGGCACAATCGCTCCGGGCAAGCGTGCCGAAATCGCCATCTGGAACGCCACGCAGCCCGCAGAACTTTGCTACCGCATTGGCTTCAATCCCCTCCACCAGCTCATCTTGAAGGCCTAA
- the cysT gene encoding sulfate ABC transporter permease subunit CysT, with protein MISNLTAGWRFKRPSVIPGFGMTLGFTLAYLTLIVLIPLAGLVWRSASLGWGGMWHVATDPRTLNALKISFGTSFVAALINVVFGVIVAWVLVRYRFPGRRIIDAIVDLPFALPTAVAGIALTALYSKNGWIGKWLDPLGIKVAFTPIGITIALIFIGLPFVVRTVQPVMEEIRKEVEEAAATLGATRFQTITRVLLPGLTPAILTGFALAFARAVGEYGSVIFIAGNLPYISEIAPLLIVIRLEEFDYTGATAIAAIMLIISFTMLFVINLIQAWSRRRYGYAT; from the coding sequence ATGATTTCCAACCTCACAGCAGGTTGGCGGTTTAAGAGGCCGAGTGTCATTCCAGGGTTCGGAATGACACTCGGCTTCACTCTTGCCTATCTGACCCTCATCGTTCTTATTCCATTGGCTGGTCTGGTCTGGCGTTCCGCCTCGCTCGGCTGGGGCGGCATGTGGCATGTCGCAACAGATCCGCGCACACTGAACGCGCTGAAAATCAGCTTTGGCACATCGTTCGTGGCCGCGCTTATCAATGTTGTGTTCGGCGTTATCGTTGCATGGGTGCTGGTGCGCTACCGCTTCCCGGGCCGCCGGATCATCGACGCCATTGTGGATTTGCCCTTTGCATTGCCAACGGCTGTTGCCGGTATTGCGCTGACGGCGCTCTATTCCAAGAATGGCTGGATCGGCAAATGGCTCGATCCGCTGGGGATCAAGGTCGCCTTTACACCGATTGGCATAACGATTGCCCTGATCTTTATCGGACTGCCTTTCGTCGTGCGCACCGTGCAGCCAGTGATGGAAGAAATCCGCAAGGAAGTGGAAGAGGCAGCCGCCACCCTCGGCGCTACGCGGTTCCAGACGATCACGCGTGTGCTGTTGCCCGGACTGACACCAGCGATCCTCACCGGTTTTGCCCTCGCCTTTGCCCGTGCTGTTGGCGAGTACGGATCGGTGATCTTTATTGCTGGCAATCTTCCCTATATCTCGGAAATTGCGCCGCTTCTGATCGTTATCAGGCTTGAAGAGTTTGACTATACGGGCGCCACGGCAATCGCGGCAATCATGCTTATCATTTCGTTCACGATGCTTTTTGTCATCAATCTCATTCAGGCCTGGAGCCGCAGGAGGTATGGCTATGCGACATGA
- the hutH gene encoding histidine ammonia-lyase has translation MTVVLHPGSVPLAELEKIYWQGMPVKLDQSFHKGIEAAAARIAEIAAGNAPVYGINTGFGKLASIRIDAADVGTLQRNLILSHCCGVGNALPENIVRLIMALKLISLGRGASGVRPELISLIEGMLAKGVIPVIPEKGSVGASGDLAPLAHMAAAMIGEGDVVFAGAQMPARDGLAKAGLKPVVLAAKEGLALINGTQVSTALALAGLFRAHRSAQSALITGALSTDAAMGSSAPFHPDIHTLRGHRGQMDTGAALRRLLENSPIRASHIEGDERVQDPYCIRCQPQVDGACLDLLRMAARTLEIEANAVTDNPLVLSDGSVVSGGNFHAEPVAFAADQIALAICEIGSIAQRRIALLVDPALSYGLPAFLARKPGLNSGLMIAEVTSAALMSENKQMSHPASVDSTPTSANQEDHVSMACHGARRLLQMTDNLFSIIGIEALTAAQGIDLRSPLQTSPELTRAHAAIRSVVPTLDEDRYMAPDLKAVSDLVGSGILNAAISPDILPALDTAL, from the coding sequence ATGACTGTCGTCCTCCACCCCGGTTCCGTTCCTCTCGCCGAACTGGAAAAAATCTACTGGCAGGGAATGCCGGTCAAGCTTGATCAGTCGTTCCACAAGGGCATCGAAGCTGCCGCTGCGCGTATCGCCGAAATCGCCGCCGGGAACGCCCCTGTTTATGGCATCAACACCGGCTTCGGCAAACTTGCTTCGATCCGCATTGATGCGGCTGATGTCGGAACGCTCCAGCGCAATCTCATTCTGTCGCATTGCTGCGGCGTTGGTAATGCGCTGCCCGAGAATATTGTCCGGCTGATCATGGCGCTGAAGCTTATTTCGCTGGGTCGTGGCGCTTCGGGTGTCCGCCCTGAACTGATCAGCCTGATCGAGGGTATGCTCGCCAAGGGTGTCATTCCTGTTATCCCCGAAAAAGGCTCGGTTGGTGCTTCAGGCGATCTGGCACCTCTGGCCCATATGGCTGCCGCGATGATCGGCGAGGGCGATGTGGTGTTTGCGGGAGCCCAGATGCCCGCCCGTGACGGCCTTGCCAAGGCTGGTCTGAAGCCGGTAGTGCTTGCCGCCAAGGAAGGTCTGGCGCTGATCAACGGCACGCAGGTTTCAACAGCGCTGGCATTGGCTGGCCTGTTCCGCGCGCACCGTTCCGCCCAATCGGCTCTGATCACCGGCGCATTGTCCACCGATGCGGCGATGGGCTCATCCGCGCCGTTCCATCCGGATATTCACACCCTGCGCGGTCATCGTGGTCAGATGGATACGGGTGCAGCGCTTCGCCGTCTGCTTGAAAATTCGCCGATCCGCGCAAGCCATATTGAAGGTGACGAGCGCGTTCAGGACCCCTATTGCATCCGCTGCCAGCCGCAGGTGGATGGTGCCTGCCTTGATCTCCTGCGCATGGCTGCCCGCACGCTGGAAATCGAAGCCAATGCAGTGACCGACAATCCGCTGGTTCTTAGCGATGGTTCTGTGGTTTCGGGCGGTAATTTCCACGCGGAACCCGTGGCTTTCGCCGCCGACCAGATTGCGCTTGCAATCTGTGAAATCGGCTCGATTGCCCAGCGCCGCATTGCGCTGCTGGTCGATCCAGCCTTGAGCTATGGCCTTCCTGCTTTCCTCGCCCGCAAGCCCGGTCTGAATTCCGGCCTGATGATTGCCGAAGTGACCTCCGCTGCACTGATGTCGGAAAACAAGCAGATGTCGCACCCGGCCTCGGTTGATTCCACCCCGACATCAGCCAATCAGGAAGACCATGTGTCCATGGCCTGCCATGGCGCACGCCGTCTGTTGCAGATGACCGACAACCTGTTCTCGATTATCGGCATCGAGGCGCTGACGGCAGCACAGGGCATTGATCTGCGCAGCCCGCTGCAGACAAGCCCGGAACTTACCCGTGCCCATGCGGCGATCCGTTCCGTTGTGCCGACGCTGGATGAAGACCGCTATATGGCGCCCGACCTGAAAGCGGTTTCCGATCTTGTCGGTTCCGGCATTCTCAATGCCGCCATTTCCCCCGACATCCTGCCAGCACTGGATACCGCCCTATGA
- a CDS encoding GntR family transcriptional regulator has translation MTATARKSFHAIKAEMARRIAERVWAPGALIPGEEVLSVEFGCARATVNRALQELARGGVLVRKRKAGTRVALHPMREARFVIPIIRQEIETKGGKYQFKLLSNRVEKAPATITQRMGLTKGKEMLHVRCLHLSDGKAYQYEDRWVNLDAVPSIRGETFETISPNEWLVTHSPFSQAEIVFHAGVAGAEEAEILGVAEKDAVFIVERVTFVPQKPITFVRMIHPSSHRMVTQL, from the coding sequence GTGACAGCAACAGCGCGAAAATCCTTCCACGCCATCAAGGCCGAAATGGCCCGCCGCATCGCCGAGCGGGTCTGGGCTCCCGGTGCGCTGATCCCGGGCGAGGAAGTTTTATCTGTCGAGTTTGGCTGCGCCCGCGCAACTGTCAATCGCGCCCTGCAGGAATTGGCGCGTGGCGGCGTGCTTGTACGCAAGCGCAAGGCCGGAACACGGGTTGCCCTGCATCCAATGCGCGAAGCACGCTTTGTCATTCCTATTATCAGGCAGGAAATCGAGACAAAGGGCGGAAAATACCAATTCAAGCTGCTTTCCAACCGGGTTGAGAAGGCACCGGCAACCATTACCCAGCGCATGGGCCTCACCAAGGGCAAGGAAATGCTGCATGTGCGGTGCCTGCATCTGTCCGACGGCAAGGCTTATCAATATGAAGATCGCTGGGTCAATCTGGATGCGGTGCCTTCCATACGCGGCGAAACATTCGAAACCATCAGCCCAAATGAATGGCTGGTGACGCACTCGCCGTTTTCACAGGCCGAGATTGTCTTTCATGCCGGTGTGGCCGGGGCTGAAGAAGCTGAGATTCTCGGTGTTGCCGAAAAGGATGCGGTGTTCATTGTCGAGCGCGTTACGTTCGTGCCGCAAAAGCCGATTACATTCGTGCGGATGATCCACCCCTCGTCCCACCGGATGGTGACGCAGCTTTAG
- a CDS encoding sulfate ABC transporter substrate-binding protein — protein MKHSRFSLSLAAALFAATVSFQSLSAAHADTTLLNVSYDPTRELYKDYNAAFAAKWKADTGETLTIQTSHGGSGAQARSVIDGLDADVVTLALESDISAIVKATKKINPDWRTKYPHNSAPYTSTIVFLVRKGNPKGIKDWGDLVKDGVEVITPNPKTSGGARWNYLAAWAWAYGQYGGDEAKIKDYIGNLFQHVPVLDSGARGSTTTFAQRELGDVLLAWENEAYLASDEFGADKFDIIVPPQSILAEPPVAVVDGNVDAKGTRKVAEAYLQYLYSAEGQTIAAKHFYRPTEPKLVPADILKKLPELKLVTIDDPIFGGWAKAQPYHFGDGGTFDQIYKPKK, from the coding sequence ATGAAACATTCCCGATTTTCGCTATCGCTGGCGGCAGCATTATTCGCCGCAACAGTTTCCTTTCAATCGCTGTCTGCCGCCCATGCGGATACGACGCTTCTGAACGTCTCATATGATCCGACCCGCGAACTCTACAAGGACTACAACGCGGCTTTTGCAGCAAAGTGGAAGGCCGATACGGGCGAAACCCTGACGATCCAGACCTCGCATGGCGGCTCCGGTGCGCAGGCCCGCTCCGTCATCGATGGTCTTGATGCCGATGTGGTGACACTGGCGCTTGAGAGCGATATCTCGGCCATCGTCAAGGCGACCAAGAAGATCAATCCTGATTGGCGCACCAAATATCCGCACAATTCGGCTCCTTACACATCCACAATTGTTTTCCTCGTGCGCAAGGGCAATCCGAAAGGCATCAAGGACTGGGGCGATCTGGTCAAGGATGGTGTTGAAGTCATCACGCCAAATCCGAAAACATCGGGTGGCGCCCGCTGGAACTACCTTGCAGCCTGGGCTTGGGCCTATGGCCAGTACGGCGGCGACGAAGCCAAGATCAAGGACTATATCGGCAATCTGTTCCAGCATGTTCCTGTGCTTGATTCCGGCGCACGCGGTTCGACCACAACCTTTGCGCAGCGCGAGCTTGGCGACGTTCTGCTCGCATGGGAAAATGAAGCCTATCTTGCTTCGGATGAATTCGGCGCTGACAAGTTCGACATCATTGTCCCGCCGCAATCCATTCTGGCTGAACCGCCCGTGGCTGTCGTCGACGGAAATGTCGATGCCAAGGGCACGCGCAAGGTGGCTGAAGCCTACCTGCAATATCTCTACTCTGCAGAGGGCCAGACCATCGCCGCCAAGCATTTTTATCGCCCGACTGAGCCTAAACTGGTGCCTGCTGACATCTTGAAGAAATTGCCGGAGTTGAAACTGGTGACGATCGATGATCCAATCTTCGGTGGATGGGCTAAAGCACAGCCCTATCACTTCGGAGATGGCGGAACGTTTGACCAGATTTACAAGCCGAAAAAGTAA
- the cysW gene encoding sulfate ABC transporter permease subunit CysW codes for MRHELPQPPEPATKAWHPATTESRTARFVLIGVALAFLGLFLLLPLISVFFEAFRKGPAAYFAAFADADALSAIRLTLLVAVIAVPLNLVFGVVAAWTIAKFEFKGKAFLTTLIDLPFSVSPVISGLVYVLLFSSHSALGPWLKSQGIEILFAVPGIVLATVFVTFPFVARELIPLMQEQGTTDEEAALSLGANGWQTFWHVTLPNIKWGLLYGVLLCNARAMGEFGAVSVVSGHIRGLTNTMPLQVEILYNEFNTVAAFAVASLLALLALVTLVLKTLLELRYGAELAANGGH; via the coding sequence ATGCGACATGAATTGCCACAACCTCCCGAGCCTGCAACCAAAGCCTGGCACCCGGCAACCACGGAAAGCCGAACGGCGCGTTTCGTGCTGATTGGCGTGGCGCTGGCCTTTCTCGGGCTGTTCCTGCTTCTGCCGCTCATCTCGGTTTTCTTTGAGGCGTTTCGCAAAGGTCCCGCGGCTTACTTTGCAGCCTTTGCCGATGCGGATGCGCTTTCCGCCATTCGGTTGACCCTTTTGGTGGCGGTGATTGCTGTTCCGCTTAATCTCGTCTTTGGCGTGGTCGCAGCCTGGACCATTGCCAAGTTCGAATTCAAGGGAAAGGCTTTTCTGACGACGCTGATCGATCTGCCTTTCTCGGTTTCCCCGGTTATTTCGGGACTTGTCTATGTGCTCTTGTTCAGCAGTCACAGCGCACTGGGGCCTTGGCTCAAATCGCAGGGGATCGAAATCCTGTTTGCTGTTCCGGGCATTGTTCTGGCAACGGTTTTCGTGACCTTCCCCTTTGTTGCGCGGGAACTGATCCCGTTGATGCAGGAACAGGGCACGACCGATGAGGAGGCCGCGCTTTCGCTTGGTGCCAATGGCTGGCAGACTTTCTGGCATGTCACCCTACCGAACATCAAATGGGGCTTGCTCTACGGCGTGCTCTTGTGCAACGCCCGTGCCATGGGAGAGTTTGGCGCGGTATCCGTCGTTTCAGGCCATATTCGCGGCCTGACCAACACGATGCCGTTGCAGGTCGAGATTCTCTATAACGAATTCAATACGGTTGCTGCTTTTGCAGTGGCTTCGCTTCTGGCGCTGCTGGCGCTGGTGACGCTCGTTCTCAAAACTCTTCTGGAGTTGAGATATGGTGCGGAACTGGCTGCCAATGGCGGACACTGA
- a CDS encoding formimidoylglutamate deiminase: protein MNPVAKSVFARSALTENGWENDVLVQIDATGQIVSVEANSTALPSSHHTPILLPAQANLHSHTFQRAMAGLSEARSPEGRDSFWTWRAIMYRFLDILDPEDIEAIAAFAFVEMLESGYSGVAEFHYVHHQPGGTPYASLGELSERIAAAANATGIGLTLLPVAYAQGGVDGRALAGGQLRFGNDVERFSQLAEAAEKSARQTGPDAGFGVAPHSIRAVNEHDLLELERRFRAMPFHIHIAEQLPELEEVQAVYGQRSMSWLLDHLPVNERWCLIHSTHMTPEETLRVAKSGAVVGLCPLTEASLGDGIFDGVRYLNAGGRFGTGSDSNIRISPSEELRQLEYSQRLRDVSRVTLSVDGKSNGRTLYDASLLGGAQALGRKAGSLAAGKWADMVALDADNPAILGLKGDRLLDGWIFAGDRHAVTDVWSAGRHVVHDGRHHAREQIFATYKTRLASILERV from the coding sequence ATGAATCCAGTCGCCAAATCGGTATTTGCCCGCTCTGCCCTTACAGAAAACGGCTGGGAAAATGATGTTCTGGTGCAAATCGATGCAACTGGACAAATTGTTTCCGTCGAAGCCAACAGCACCGCCCTCCCCAGCAGCCATCACACCCCTATCCTGCTCCCCGCTCAGGCGAATCTGCACAGCCACACCTTTCAGCGCGCCATGGCGGGGCTATCAGAAGCACGCAGCCCTGAAGGACGGGACAGTTTCTGGACCTGGCGCGCAATCATGTACCGGTTTCTCGATATTCTCGACCCCGAGGATATCGAGGCCATTGCCGCCTTCGCCTTCGTCGAGATGCTCGAATCCGGCTATTCCGGCGTTGCGGAATTTCATTATGTCCATCACCAGCCGGGTGGAACACCCTATGCGAGCCTTGGCGAGTTGTCCGAGCGGATCGCCGCTGCCGCCAATGCCACCGGCATCGGCCTGACATTGCTGCCTGTCGCCTATGCGCAGGGCGGTGTCGATGGCCGGGCGCTTGCGGGCGGGCAATTGCGCTTTGGCAATGATGTCGAGCGGTTTTCGCAACTGGCGGAGGCAGCCGAAAAATCGGCGCGGCAAACCGGTCCAGACGCCGGTTTCGGCGTCGCACCGCATTCAATCCGCGCCGTCAATGAGCATGACCTTCTGGAGCTGGAGCGCCGGTTTAGAGCCATGCCGTTCCATATTCACATTGCCGAGCAACTGCCGGAGCTTGAAGAGGTTCAGGCTGTCTATGGCCAACGCTCCATGAGCTGGCTGCTGGATCACCTCCCCGTCAATGAACGCTGGTGCCTCATCCATTCGACACATATGACGCCGGAAGAAACATTGCGCGTGGCCAAAAGCGGCGCGGTTGTCGGCCTTTGCCCGCTGACGGAAGCGAGCCTCGGTGATGGCATATTCGACGGTGTGCGTTACCTCAATGCGGGGGGACGCTTCGGTACGGGATCGGATTCCAATATCCGCATTTCACCATCGGAAGAGTTGCGGCAGCTTGAATATAGCCAGCGTCTGCGCGATGTCTCGCGGGTGACGCTTTCGGTTGACGGCAAGTCCAACGGGCGAACGCTCTATGATGCTTCGCTCCTCGGCGGAGCACAGGCGCTTGGCCGCAAGGCTGGCAGTCTTGCCGCTGGGAAATGGGCCGATATGGTCGCGCTCGATGCCGACAATCCGGCGATCCTTGGCCTTAAGGGCGACCGGTTGCTTGATGGCTGGATTTTTGCAGGCGACAGGCATGCGGTAACCGATGTGTGGTCGGCAGGCCGCCATGTGGTGCATGACGGACGCCATCATGCACGCGAGCAAATCTTTGCAACCTACAAGACGCGGCTTGCGTCAATTCTGGAGCGGGTGTGA